From Vitis vinifera cultivar Pinot Noir 40024 chromosome 5, ASM3070453v1, the proteins below share one genomic window:
- the LOC100245995 gene encoding glutathione transferase GST 23 → MAQQEVKLLGFWASPFAYRVIWALKLKGVDYEYIEEDVFNKSPLLLQLNPLHKSVPVLIHGHRVICESFVIVQYIDETWPQYPLLPQNPYERAMARFWAEFAESKLMESAWMGQCSRGEERERAANLAMETVEKIEELVKGKKLFGGESIGYLDICLGWLSYWLPIWEEVGCMQIIDPIKFPATSSWIDTVLHHPVIRDNLPAREAMIVYFQKRRKDIYESRTGLRV, encoded by the exons ATGGCGCAGCAGGAAGTAAAGCTTTTGGGGTTCTGGGCTAGCCCGTTTGCCTACCGGGTGATATGGGCATTGAAGCTGAAGGGGGTCGATTACGAGTACATTGAAGAAGATGTCTTCAACAAGAGCCCTCTTCTCCTGCAACTCAACCCCCTTCATAAGAGCGTCCCAGTGCTCATTCATGGCCACAGAGTCATCTGCGAGTCATTTGTTATCGTCCAGTATATCGATGAGACCTGGCCTCAGTACCCATTACTCCCACAAAACCCTTATGAACGAGCCATGGCGAGGTTCTGGGCTGAGTTTGCTGAAAGCAAG CTGATGGAGAGTGCATGGATGGGCCAATGCTCTCGAGGAGAGGAGCGAGAACGGGCAGCGAACTTGGCGATGGAGACTGTTGAAAAGATAGAGGAATTGGTGAAAGGGAAGAAGCTGTTTGGGGGAGAGAGCATCGGGTATCTGGACATTTGTTTGGGATGGCTCTCTTACTGGCTGCCTATTTGGGAGGAAGTTGGGTGCATGCAGATCATAGACCCCATTAAGTTTCCTGCTACCAGTTCATGGATCGACACAGTTCTTCATCACCCAGTGATCAGGGACAACTTACCTGCCCGCGAAGCCATGATCGTGTATTTCCAGAAACGCCGCAAAGACATTTATGAATCACGCACTGGTTTAAGGGTTTAA